The proteins below come from a single Pseudomonas chlororaphis genomic window:
- a CDS encoding AraC family transcriptional regulator: MSVSLDKGINRRKKDIMIKPLNEALLEIDEGAWTMIGRATDYPDNWLIASHSHEKHQLIYAVEGVMVVHTASSQWTVPSNRGLWMPCGQVHSVRCVGHVKMRSLFVRPDAAADLPTETKAVSISALLSELIKVAVHLQLPYAPNTRAARVMQLILDELALLPTLPLHLPQPADRRIKKICVTLQGDPADGSTLSDWSARLDLDEKTIQRLFRKETGITFGQWRQQVRLLQAVERMAMGEKIIDVALALGYESPSAFTNMFRKQFGKTPSTFFK, from the coding sequence ATGTCTGTCTCACTGGACAAGGGAATCAACCGTCGCAAAAAGGACATCATGATCAAACCGTTGAATGAAGCATTGCTCGAGATCGACGAAGGCGCCTGGACGATGATCGGGAGGGCGACCGATTACCCGGACAATTGGCTGATCGCCTCGCACTCCCATGAAAAGCACCAACTGATCTACGCTGTCGAAGGGGTGATGGTGGTGCACACGGCGTCCAGTCAGTGGACGGTGCCGTCGAATCGAGGGCTGTGGATGCCCTGCGGGCAGGTGCATTCGGTGCGCTGCGTCGGGCACGTGAAAATGCGCAGCCTGTTTGTCCGGCCCGATGCCGCCGCAGACCTGCCGACGGAAACGAAGGCGGTGAGCATTTCCGCCCTCTTGAGCGAATTGATCAAGGTTGCCGTGCACCTGCAACTCCCCTATGCCCCGAACACCCGAGCCGCCCGGGTGATGCAGCTGATTCTCGATGAACTCGCCCTGCTCCCCACCCTGCCCCTGCACTTGCCACAGCCGGCGGACCGGCGCATCAAGAAGATCTGCGTCACGTTGCAAGGCGACCCCGCCGACGGCTCGACGCTGTCGGATTGGAGCGCCCGCCTGGACCTTGACGAGAAGACCATCCAGCGGCTGTTCCGCAAGGAAACCGGAATTACTTTCGGGCAGTGGCGGCAGCAGGTGCGCCTGTTGCAGGCGGTCGAGCGCATGGCAATGGGCGAGAAGATCATCGACGTTGCGCTGGCGCTGGGCTACGAAAGCCCGAGTGCGTTCACCAACATGTTCCGCAAGCAGTTTGGCAAGACACCGAGCACGTTCTTCAAATAA